In a single window of the Bradyrhizobium sp. ORS 285 genome:
- a CDS encoding transposase, with protein sequence MTRPYSEDIREVALARADAGESVRSIASCLQISPSCIPKWKKLRQETGNITPGKIGGHKKPVLSGDNADWLRQRIRSGPFTLRQLTKELAARGIKTDVRAVWTFVHAEGLSYKKNDPRSRTGSPRRRS encoded by the coding sequence ATGACGCGACCGTATTCGGAAGATATCCGTGAGGTTGCTCTGGCGCGGGCAGATGCCGGCGAGAGCGTGCGCTCGATTGCAAGCTGTCTCCAGATCAGCCCGTCCTGCATCCCGAAATGGAAGAAGCTGAGGCAGGAGACCGGCAATATCACACCTGGCAAGATCGGCGGTCACAAGAAGCCAGTTCTATCTGGAGACAACGCCGATTGGTTGCGTCAACGCATCCGCTCGGGGCCTTTCACGCTGCGTCAACTGACAAAGGAGCTGGCGGCCCGCGGGATAAAAACAGATGTTCGCGCGGTGTGGACCTTCGTACATGCTGAAGGGCTGAGCTATAAAAAAAACGATCCGCGCAGCCGAACAGGATCGCCCAGACGTCGCTCGTAA